The Komagataeibacter sp. FNDCF1 genome contains a region encoding:
- a CDS encoding DUF3085 domain-containing protein, whose translation MIGNGIGGTTVQMCRFPFLKAGYFGVPPFLCLRKRLTQRNTAMKLHFDRALVARILAHAQAASEHSPTYDQLVDPAFLKAGVSSRHPTGADVDRTKIPAGLMLVGDHGVYLMSNGYPGFSDAEGQANLVAYAVEADPRTCPDDWYDVKRASFGGDDGAEFLSADTIRKALEATAGSRLWIDVTPARISCPYLASPQKNRSGRPDGGSGKA comes from the coding sequence ATGATCGGCAACGGCATCGGGGGTACCACGGTCCAGATGTGCCGGTTCCCATTTCTTAAGGCGGGATACTTCGGTGTTCCGCCTTTTTTGTGTCTTCGCAAGAGGCTCACACAAAGGAATACTGCCATGAAACTTCATTTCGACCGTGCCCTGGTGGCGCGTATTCTTGCTCATGCGCAAGCCGCGAGCGAACATTCCCCTACCTATGATCAGCTTGTTGACCCGGCCTTTCTCAAGGCTGGCGTGTCGTCACGCCATCCGACCGGTGCGGATGTCGATCGTACCAAAATACCGGCAGGCCTCATGCTGGTTGGCGATCATGGGGTGTACCTGATGTCGAATGGTTATCCGGGCTTCAGTGACGCCGAGGGTCAGGCGAACCTTGTCGCCTATGCTGTCGAAGCGGACCCGCGCACATGTCCTGACGACTGGTACGATGTCAAACGCGCGTCGTTTGGCGGTGACGATGGCGCGGAATTTCTTTCCGCCGATACCATCCGCAAGGCACTGGAAGCGACTGCGGGCAGTCGTTTGTGGATTGATGTCACGCCTGCGCGGATCAGTTGCCCCTATCTGGCATCCCCGCAAAAAAACCGATCCGGACGACCGGATGGCGGATCTGGAAAGGCCTGA
- a CDS encoding ArdC family protein, giving the protein MARTERTDIHQSVTDRIILELEAGTVPWVCPWNRAKCGIALPRNAATDRAYSGINILMLWGAVEMQGFSTQKWLTFRQAQAEGGNVRKGEKGTTVFYADRFTPKSEAGSDDPRQIPFLKRFTVFNVDQCENLSESMVAPTALLPEREIVPHAEALMSETGADIRIGGDKAFYAPDADFIRVPPRQSYFNQIDWYRTVFHEIGHWTGAESRLSRTFGRRFGDHAYAAEELVAEMTSAFVCAELQIEPTVRHADYIGNWLELLKADRRAIFTAASAASAAAQYIFSSSTRQPSVGDVASAA; this is encoded by the coding sequence ATGGCCAGAACCGAACGTACCGACATCCATCAGTCCGTCACCGACCGCATCATCCTCGAACTTGAAGCGGGAACCGTGCCATGGGTCTGCCCATGGAACCGCGCGAAATGCGGGATTGCGCTGCCGCGTAATGCCGCGACCGATCGGGCCTATTCCGGGATCAACATCCTGATGCTGTGGGGCGCGGTGGAGATGCAGGGGTTTTCCACCCAGAAATGGCTGACGTTCCGTCAGGCGCAGGCCGAAGGCGGCAATGTCAGGAAAGGCGAGAAGGGAACGACGGTGTTCTATGCTGACCGTTTCACGCCAAAGTCGGAAGCGGGCTCCGATGATCCCCGCCAGATCCCGTTTCTCAAGCGGTTTACGGTGTTCAATGTTGACCAGTGCGAGAACCTGTCAGAGAGCATGGTCGCGCCGACCGCTCTGTTGCCGGAACGCGAAATCGTGCCGCATGCGGAAGCGCTGATGAGCGAAACCGGGGCGGACATCCGTATCGGCGGCGACAAGGCATTTTATGCCCCGGATGCGGACTTCATCCGGGTTCCGCCCCGGCAGTCCTATTTCAACCAGATCGACTGGTACAGAACCGTCTTTCATGAGATCGGGCACTGGACCGGGGCTGAAAGCCGGCTGTCGCGCACTTTTGGCAGGCGGTTTGGGGACCATGCCTACGCGGCCGAGGAACTCGTCGCAGAGATGACATCAGCTTTCGTGTGCGCGGAACTGCAGATCGAACCGACGGTCCGCCATGCTGATTACATCGGGAACTGGCTGGAACTGCTGAAGGCTGACAGGCGCGCTATTTTCACCGCAGCGAGCGCAGCTTCAGCCGCGGCCCAATACATTTTCAGCTCATCGACACGTCAGCCGTCCGTCGGAGATGTGGCTTCTGCCGCCTGA
- the ssb gene encoding single-stranded DNA-binding protein, producing the protein MSQSVNRAIIIGHLGRDPDLAARREGDGKIASFGVATSETWTDRASGERREKTQWHRVVSFNDHLSAVIERRCQKGTLVYIEGHLETRKWTDQQGQDRYVTEIIIDRFDGNLKVLANGRSTSDGRFDEERPSRSAAQRPAPAGGGQEMEDEIPF; encoded by the coding sequence ATGAGCCAGTCAGTCAATCGCGCCATCATCATCGGTCATCTGGGCAGGGATCCGGATCTTGCCGCACGCAGGGAGGGGGATGGAAAAATCGCGTCTTTCGGCGTGGCGACAAGCGAAACCTGGACCGATCGCGCCAGCGGCGAACGCCGGGAGAAAACCCAGTGGCACCGTGTCGTCTCTTTCAACGATCACCTGTCGGCCGTGATCGAACGTCGGTGCCAGAAGGGAACCCTGGTCTATATCGAAGGCCATCTGGAAACACGCAAATGGACCGATCAGCAGGGACAGGACCGTTATGTAACCGAGATCATCATCGACCGGTTTGATGGGAACCTGAAGGTGCTGGCCAATGGCCGCAGCACCAGCGATGGACGTTTTGATGAAGAGCGCCCGTCGCGTAGCGCCGCCCAACGACCTGCTCCTGCTGGCGGTGGCCAGGAAATGGAGGACGAGATTCCGTTCTAG
- a CDS encoding DUF3991 and TOPRIM domain-containing protein translates to MPLLCGLYCSVHYSVRRYYSGILLYCFQKGGAIHERIYPMAYVSSPEAQQRELDELRNAVNCAVVLEKAGFRLDRQATAQQSARNLKFRRDNDVIIVNHGGKGWWDPKGDGKGDVFKLVQYLDPLKNLGHVRRELRALVGMNPTLEVAQRITGASDGPRRDPVELWDRRSAPGKGTAAWRYLTEERRLPADILAAAIRQGVLKEGPRGTAWFSHRDISGQLTGMEMRGPEYKGFSTGGGGKRLFGFRADGGTEPVTRLVVTEGAIDALSFAALDHFRKGTFYASTGGGMSPEGEANLKLVMARVAQQPHARLVIAVDNDLQGDRYVSKFTTFAQEAGLWSGRISPKVPGDDWNRVLQAREDKAQPGPAPADPLSRLSEALTTRTAANPAEVSTGWLDQAETYHAKHQKVLSGPEQGAPPSPTISRSAAPSPEASP, encoded by the coding sequence ATGCCGCTTTTATGCGGCTTGTATTGCTCCGTTCACTATTCTGTTCGCCGATATTATTCGGGAATCCTGCTGTATTGTTTCCAGAAAGGCGGAGCCATTCATGAAAGGATTTATCCCATGGCTTACGTATCGTCTCCAGAAGCGCAGCAAAGGGAGCTTGACGAGCTTCGCAATGCGGTAAACTGCGCGGTTGTGCTTGAAAAAGCCGGGTTCAGGCTGGATCGGCAGGCTACTGCACAACAGTCGGCCCGTAACCTGAAGTTCCGCCGCGACAATGATGTGATCATTGTCAATCATGGCGGCAAGGGCTGGTGGGATCCAAAAGGTGATGGAAAGGGTGACGTGTTCAAACTCGTCCAGTATCTCGATCCGTTAAAAAATCTTGGCCATGTCAGACGGGAACTTCGCGCACTGGTCGGGATGAACCCGACGCTGGAAGTCGCCCAGCGTATCACAGGTGCCAGTGACGGACCGCGCCGTGACCCTGTTGAATTATGGGATCGTCGTTCCGCACCCGGAAAAGGGACGGCAGCGTGGCGCTATCTGACGGAAGAACGGCGGCTGCCCGCCGATATCCTCGCTGCCGCAATCCGGCAGGGTGTGCTGAAAGAAGGCCCACGCGGGACCGCCTGGTTCAGTCACCGCGATATCAGCGGGCAGCTTACCGGGATGGAGATGCGTGGTCCCGAGTACAAGGGCTTTTCGACGGGGGGCGGGGGCAAGCGCCTGTTTGGTTTCCGGGCCGATGGAGGAACCGAACCCGTAACACGCCTTGTGGTCACCGAGGGGGCCATTGATGCCCTGTCTTTTGCCGCGCTGGACCATTTTCGTAAGGGAACATTCTATGCTTCGACCGGGGGCGGCATGAGTCCCGAGGGCGAGGCGAACCTGAAGCTGGTCATGGCGCGTGTCGCGCAGCAGCCGCATGCGCGACTGGTCATTGCCGTCGATAACGATCTGCAGGGTGATCGATACGTTTCGAAATTTACGACATTCGCGCAGGAAGCCGGTCTCTGGTCAGGCCGGATTTCGCCGAAAGTACCTGGAGATGACTGGAACAGGGTGCTGCAGGCACGCGAAGATAAGGCGCAGCCCGGACCTGCGCCTGCAGATCCGCTGTCTCGCCTGTCCGAAGCCCTGACTACCAGAACGGCTGCCAACCCGGCGGAAGTTTCGACGGGTTGGCTGGATCAGGCCGAGACATATCACGCGAAACATCAGAAGGTGCTCTCTGGTCCGGAACAGGGCGCACCACCGTCTCCGACCATATCGCGCTCAGCAGCCCCGTCGCCGGAAGCATCACCATGA
- a CDS encoding ATP-dependent helicase, translated as MTSGDLSVPHALASILNDLTVQQRSAAMALGRVLVLAGAGTGKTKTLTAGVATRIELHGMVPGQILCVTFTNRAAQEMRRRIASVLGPHSVLPWLGTFHALASRQLRAEPEVAQLRSGFDIRDADDSLAIIRRLIRAVPKAQLPDPQEGAPGDARQIRKMAERISRLKENLVTPETAAAHVEAMIRTRQSANRFVDHDSWRFVIGLYARYQAVLRDQNAADFGDLLMWPTLAMLHDPSYHRRWTGRFTAVMADEFQDVNHAQHLWRALLSKKSGELFCVGDDSQSIYSWRGAKVGFLRNFSTEFPGAKIFKLEENFRSTSHILDAANAVISYDPSRIEKSLFTRRGEGMPIEVLGFSYATEEAAAIAREIGRRAAAGTAWHDMAVIYRQNRLSRVLEEALLHAHVPHEIVGDVGFYQRMAVKDALALLTLSACPDESQSDEAFRRVANRPVRGLGAKGLGMIEAKARDSGLSLCAAATRVRLPLKCGRALDSFVQIVRRTASRGSETLGQRLNWLLEETGYLDMLRADDTDDAVSQRENLAELVALADGFQRVEHLMEHAALASVAPGEKGKDRVQLITMHRAKGLEFRHVFLPAWEEAVFPGGMVRNLDEERRLAYVALTRAMEQATITFCDYRQGGSSAPSRFIDDIPLQNRITGWNHVRHEPRQTGGRWMQAGRALDAQGL; from the coding sequence ATGACGTCCGGGGATCTTTCTGTTCCGCATGCCCTGGCGTCAATCCTCAACGATCTGACGGTGCAGCAACGGTCTGCTGCCATGGCGCTGGGGCGTGTCCTGGTTCTCGCCGGTGCGGGAACCGGCAAGACCAAGACCCTCACAGCGGGTGTGGCGACGCGCATCGAACTCCACGGCATGGTTCCGGGCCAGATTCTCTGTGTCACGTTCACCAACAGGGCGGCGCAGGAAATGCGCAGACGCATTGCCAGTGTTCTGGGACCACATTCGGTACTGCCATGGTTGGGCACGTTTCACGCGCTCGCATCCCGCCAGTTACGGGCCGAGCCCGAGGTGGCGCAGTTGCGTAGCGGTTTCGACATTCGTGATGCAGATGACAGTCTCGCGATCATACGTCGCCTGATCAGGGCGGTTCCGAAGGCGCAACTCCCTGACCCGCAGGAAGGGGCTCCCGGGGATGCCAGGCAGATCAGGAAGATGGCCGAGCGGATCTCACGTCTGAAAGAGAATCTGGTAACACCCGAAACGGCTGCAGCGCATGTCGAGGCCATGATCCGCACGCGGCAGTCGGCAAACCGTTTTGTAGATCATGACAGCTGGCGTTTCGTGATCGGCCTGTACGCCCGGTACCAGGCCGTCCTGCGCGATCAGAACGCCGCGGATTTTGGCGACCTTCTTATGTGGCCAACCCTCGCCATGCTGCATGATCCATCCTATCATCGCCGCTGGACAGGCCGTTTTACGGCCGTCATGGCAGACGAATTTCAGGACGTGAATCATGCACAGCATCTCTGGCGTGCACTGCTGAGTAAAAAATCTGGCGAACTGTTCTGCGTGGGTGATGATTCGCAGAGCATCTATTCCTGGCGTGGTGCAAAAGTCGGGTTTCTCAGGAATTTCTCAACAGAGTTTCCTGGTGCGAAAATATTCAAGCTGGAAGAGAATTTTCGCTCCACCAGCCATATCCTTGATGCGGCGAATGCCGTGATTTCATACGATCCGTCCCGCATCGAGAAGAGCCTGTTCACGCGTCGGGGCGAGGGAATGCCGATCGAGGTACTGGGCTTTTCCTATGCCACCGAGGAAGCCGCCGCGATTGCCCGTGAGATCGGCCGTCGTGCGGCCGCGGGCACAGCCTGGCACGATATGGCGGTCATTTACCGTCAGAACAGGCTGTCGCGGGTTCTGGAGGAAGCGCTGCTTCATGCCCACGTTCCGCATGAGATTGTCGGGGACGTGGGGTTCTATCAGCGTATGGCTGTCAAGGACGCGCTGGCCCTTCTCACACTCTCCGCGTGTCCCGATGAGTCCCAGTCTGATGAGGCATTTCGCCGGGTCGCCAACAGGCCGGTCCGCGGACTTGGAGCAAAAGGCCTGGGAATGATCGAGGCCAAAGCCAGGGATTCCGGACTGTCGTTGTGTGCCGCTGCAACGCGGGTCCGCTTGCCCCTGAAATGTGGACGGGCGCTGGACAGCTTCGTTCAGATCGTCAGGCGGACGGCCTCTCGCGGGAGTGAAACCCTCGGTCAGCGTCTCAACTGGCTGCTTGAGGAAACCGGTTATCTGGACATGCTGCGCGCTGACGACACGGACGATGCAGTCTCACAGCGTGAAAATCTGGCCGAACTGGTTGCGTTGGCGGATGGCTTCCAACGTGTGGAGCATCTGATGGAGCATGCAGCTCTGGCGAGCGTGGCGCCTGGGGAAAAAGGAAAGGATCGGGTGCAGCTCATTACCATGCACCGGGCAAAAGGGCTGGAATTTCGCCACGTGTTTCTGCCTGCGTGGGAAGAAGCTGTCTTTCCTGGCGGCATGGTGCGTAATCTCGATGAAGAACGCCGCCTTGCCTATGTGGCGCTGACCCGGGCGATGGAGCAGGCTACCATCACTTTTTGTGATTACCGACAGGGCGGCTCTTCTGCGCCATCCCGCTTTATCGACGACATCCCACTGCAGAACCGGATTACCGGCTGGAACCATGTTCGGCATGAGCCGCGCCAGACCGGTGGGCGCTGGATGCAGGCTGGGCGCGCACTTGATGCGCAGGGGCTCTGA
- a CDS encoding antitoxin: MSRLTIDMTDQQHQSLKALAALQGKTIKQYALERLLPDNLDTDHAWQELKNLLRARVQEGLDGKVSSKSISAILGEELDEKRN; the protein is encoded by the coding sequence ATGAGCCGACTGACCATTGATATGACGGATCAGCAGCACCAGAGTCTGAAAGCACTGGCGGCGCTACAGGGCAAGACGATCAAGCAGTATGCCCTTGAGCGTCTACTCCCTGACAACCTTGATACTGACCATGCATGGCAGGAACTTAAAAATCTTCTTAGAGCCCGCGTTCAGGAAGGCCTTGATGGCAAGGTAAGTTCAAAGAGCATCAGTGCGATCCTTGGTGAGGAACTCGATGAGAAGCGTAATTGA
- a CDS encoding type II toxin-antitoxin system RelE/ParE family toxin gives MKSYILTEAAEADLRAVIRYTEKQWGDAQVRRYVAVLEQGIVSLVEGHSAFKDMSTLYPGLRMVRVEHHYIFCLLREGAPALVVAILHERMDLLIRLAGRL, from the coding sequence TTGAAAAGCTACATCCTTACTGAAGCAGCGGAAGCTGACCTGCGTGCGGTCATCCGTTACACAGAAAAACAGTGGGGCGATGCTCAGGTCCGTCGATATGTTGCCGTGCTGGAACAAGGCATTGTCAGTCTCGTCGAGGGGCATAGCGCTTTCAAGGACATGAGCACGCTGTATCCCGGGTTGAGAATGGTGCGGGTCGAGCATCACTACATTTTCTGCCTGCTGCGTGAAGGTGCGCCAGCGTTGGTCGTGGCCATCCTGCACGAGCGCATGGATCTTCTGATCCGCCTAGCAGGCCGGTTATGA
- a CDS encoding nuclease-related domain-containing protein, translating into MVRLRRRRVKPPDRCRLTAHEAQVWRSFRAAIQGEKGESAVAHVLDRSGLAVLHDAMLPAGGGRTTQIDHLFLSPRGIHVVETKRYGGKLTGHPEEERWRQRFAGEAPDAPPRLIYSPVMQNAAHCRAVYALARLVDPTIQVFSHVVMTGTAVLSPALVACTLSLSGLETLLYGLERHVPRGTLIDAWRRIGLACHASRHQ; encoded by the coding sequence GTGGTAAGACTTCGACGTCGTCGCGTGAAGCCTCCCGACAGGTGCCGGCTGACGGCCCATGAGGCGCAGGTCTGGCGGTCCTTTCGCGCCGCCATCCAGGGCGAGAAAGGAGAGAGCGCCGTAGCCCATGTGCTCGACCGGAGCGGCCTGGCCGTGCTGCACGACGCCATGCTGCCGGCAGGTGGCGGCAGGACGACCCAGATTGACCACCTGTTCCTCAGCCCGCGGGGCATCCATGTCGTGGAGACAAAGCGGTATGGCGGCAAACTGACCGGACACCCGGAAGAAGAACGGTGGCGACAGCGTTTTGCAGGCGAGGCACCCGACGCCCCGCCCCGGCTGATTTACAGCCCGGTGATGCAGAATGCCGCCCATTGCCGGGCCGTCTACGCGCTGGCCCGCCTCGTGGACCCGACCATTCAGGTCTTCAGCCACGTCGTGATGACGGGAACTGCGGTCCTGTCACCTGCGCTTGTGGCGTGCACCCTTTCCCTTTCCGGGTTGGAAACCCTGCTATATGGTCTTGAGCGCCACGTGCCACGGGGCACACTGATTGACGCATGGCGGCGCATCGGGCTTGCCTGCCATGCCAGCAGGCATCAGTAA
- a CDS encoding helix-turn-helix domain-containing protein, whose amino-acid sequence MARIRHKSLDCSPGCAVEATLQLIDGKWKGVILYHLLEGTLRFNEIRRRLPNITQRMLTAQLRELEQDGFVLRTVYAEVPPKVEYSLTARGRTLEPVIMALKKWGDENTGFRRDPESSADLDEPAADCPVSCVQAGG is encoded by the coding sequence ATGGCCCGTATCCGGCATAAATCACTTGATTGCAGTCCCGGCTGTGCCGTTGAAGCGACGCTTCAGCTCATCGACGGGAAATGGAAAGGGGTGATCCTCTACCACCTGCTTGAGGGAACCCTGCGCTTTAACGAAATCCGCAGGCGCCTGCCCAATATCACCCAGCGCATGCTGACGGCGCAGCTCCGCGAACTGGAGCAGGACGGGTTTGTCCTGCGGACGGTCTACGCCGAGGTGCCCCCGAAGGTGGAATACAGCCTGACCGCACGGGGACGGACCCTGGAGCCGGTCATCATGGCCCTCAAGAAATGGGGGGACGAGAATACCGGGTTCAGGCGGGATCCTGAATCCTCTGCGGACCTGGACGAGCCTGCCGCCGATTGTCCGGTCTCCTGCGTTCAGGCTGGCGGGTAA
- a CDS encoding zinc-binding alcohol dehydrogenase family protein produces the protein MRAVGYQTPLPIDNPASLQDIDLPKPVPSGRDLLVEIRAVSVNPVDTKVRRSAAPDAGQWRVLGWDAAGIVVGTGPEVTDFAIGDEVFYAGALDRPGTDAEFHLVDERIVGRKPRSLNWAEAAALPLTAITAWEMLFDRLDIRRSVPGVKPAVLIIGGAGGVSSIAIQLARVLTDVTVIATASRPETRDWVKSLGAHHVVDHSRPLAAQVAALPTGAPGFVFSTTQTDRHMPEIIALIAPQGHFGLIDDPAALDALPLKKKSLSLHWELMFTRPLFGTADMGRQGEILNEVSRLVDDGRIRTTLGRNLGLITAANLRQAHALIESGQAKGKIVLEGFPG, from the coding sequence ATGCGCGCCGTCGGTTACCAGACGCCTCTCCCGATCGACAATCCCGCGTCCCTTCAGGACATCGATCTGCCGAAGCCTGTTCCTTCAGGGCGGGATCTCCTTGTGGAAATCAGGGCTGTGTCGGTCAATCCGGTCGATACAAAAGTCCGTCGCAGCGCCGCGCCGGACGCGGGTCAGTGGCGGGTCCTGGGCTGGGACGCCGCCGGGATCGTTGTCGGCACCGGACCTGAAGTCACGGATTTTGCCATCGGGGATGAGGTTTTCTACGCAGGCGCGCTCGATCGCCCGGGAACCGATGCCGAATTCCACCTGGTCGACGAGCGGATTGTCGGCCGTAAGCCCCGTTCCCTGAACTGGGCTGAAGCCGCGGCACTGCCGCTGACAGCGATCACCGCCTGGGAGATGCTGTTCGATCGCCTGGATATCCGTCGGTCAGTCCCCGGCGTGAAGCCAGCCGTGCTGATTATCGGCGGCGCTGGCGGCGTCAGCTCCATCGCCATCCAGTTGGCGCGGGTCCTGACCGATGTCACGGTCATCGCCACCGCCTCCCGGCCAGAAACGCGCGACTGGGTAAAATCCCTCGGGGCACATCATGTGGTGGATCACAGCAGGCCGCTTGCCGCGCAGGTCGCCGCCCTTCCGACCGGCGCGCCCGGCTTCGTCTTTTCCACGACGCAGACCGATCGGCATATGCCAGAGATTATCGCGCTGATCGCGCCCCAGGGGCATTTCGGCCTGATTGATGACCCGGCCGCGCTCGACGCCCTGCCGCTGAAGAAGAAAAGCCTGTCGCTGCATTGGGAGCTGATGTTCACCCGCCCGCTGTTCGGCACAGCCGATATGGGCAGGCAGGGCGAGATTCTCAACGAAGTCTCACGCCTCGTGGATGACGGGCGTATCCGCACCACGCTTGGCAGGAACCTCGGCCTGATCACGGCGGCGAACCTGCGGCAGGCCCATGCCCTGATCGAGAGCGGCCAGGCAAAGGGCAAGATCGTGCTCGAAGGTTTTCCTGGCTGA
- a CDS encoding cupin domain-containing protein → MTDEEHLMTLNRTGGRFDLNRIVAAFPHTADTMLLDTYLTDRPEASIRVFRIYRDVPPHYHTQCDEVLHVLSGEGTFWIDDPAEEAPFVPGHLLVFPRRAVHAVPRILRDPVTFLAIDTPRRAPDDVVFVDPAEGTPSGFIKSI, encoded by the coding sequence ATGACTGATGAAGAGCATCTGATGACCCTGAACCGTACCGGTGGACGGTTCGATCTCAACAGGATTGTGGCAGCGTTCCCGCACACTGCGGATACGATGCTGCTGGATACCTATCTGACCGACAGGCCGGAAGCCAGTATCAGGGTGTTCCGGATCTATCGGGACGTGCCGCCGCATTATCATACCCAGTGTGATGAAGTCCTCCATGTGCTTTCCGGCGAAGGGACATTCTGGATTGATGATCCGGCTGAAGAAGCGCCGTTTGTTCCCGGGCACCTGCTGGTCTTTCCGCGGCGTGCGGTGCATGCGGTGCCGCGTATCCTGCGTGATCCTGTCACTTTTCTTGCCATCGACACACCGCGCCGGGCACCGGATGACGTGGTGTTTGTCGATCCTGCCGAAGGCACGCCTTCCGGCTTCATCAAGAGTATCTGA
- a CDS encoding Bro-N domain-containing protein, producing the protein MRDTIPNRPRVRKPVSDPVQPILHKSERDYLTFEDTRISVQEVTGRRWISAREICSILGLSNPSATVKRLDDDEYCRIGVVTAGGMQDQLFVSESGANHLTFISRKPVAKRVRRWITGEVMPQISRTGAYIPGGCPGSGVQLAVTSSQMDLLRRLSRPGPHMVFVMPGQEPYIEEVDPHQFIRDLDRHDVEGLVHAMNLIGSVWSVCRKIDGVMYCSAVLQSGIGRQLDDAIRIGVDLSRSIIVPTREKS; encoded by the coding sequence ATGCGAGATACCATCCCTAACAGGCCACGAGTCAGGAAGCCGGTCAGTGATCCGGTTCAACCTATTCTGCATAAAAGCGAACGAGACTATCTGACATTCGAAGACACCCGGATCTCAGTTCAGGAAGTCACCGGAAGGCGATGGATTTCGGCGCGGGAGATTTGCTCCATATTGGGCCTCAGCAATCCTTCTGCGACGGTCAAACGGCTTGATGATGATGAATATTGCCGTATTGGCGTGGTGACGGCAGGCGGGATGCAGGACCAACTCTTCGTTAGTGAAAGCGGAGCCAATCACCTGACGTTCATTTCTCGAAAGCCTGTTGCCAAACGGGTTCGGCGCTGGATTACTGGAGAGGTGATGCCACAGATCAGTCGAACCGGTGCCTATATCCCCGGTGGATGCCCCGGAAGTGGCGTGCAACTTGCAGTCACCAGCAGCCAGATGGATCTTCTCAGGCGCCTTTCTCGGCCCGGTCCTCACATGGTTTTTGTGATGCCGGGACAGGAGCCATACATTGAGGAGGTTGATCCTCACCAGTTCATTCGCGATCTGGATCGTCACGACGTGGAGGGGCTGGTTCATGCCATGAACCTGATCGGGTCGGTCTGGAGCGTATGCCGCAAAATCGACGGGGTGATGTATTGTTCCGCCGTTCTGCAGAGTGGTATTGGTCGCCAGCTTGATGACGCCATTCGCATCGGGGTCGACCTGTCCCGCAGCATCATCGTGCCCACCCGAGAGAAATCATAA
- a CDS encoding HU family DNA-binding protein — protein MKITDLIDRIAEATGGTKADAKTALETVLTSIVQAAEVGDEVSLPGFGKFTVRHTAARMGRNPATGAEMQIPASRKLVFAPAKAVKDQLTGANQKKA, from the coding sequence ATGAAAATTACCGATCTGATTGACCGTATCGCCGAAGCCACGGGCGGCACGAAGGCCGATGCGAAGACCGCTCTTGAGACCGTCCTGACCTCTATCGTTCAGGCTGCAGAGGTCGGCGACGAGGTATCGCTGCCCGGCTTTGGCAAGTTTACCGTCCGGCACACCGCTGCCCGCATGGGTCGCAATCCGGCGACCGGTGCTGAGATGCAGATTCCGGCCTCGCGCAAACTGGTTTTTGCGCCGGCCAAGGCCGTCAAGGACCAACTCACCGGGGCCAACCAGAAGAAGGCCTGA